Proteins found in one Panicum hallii strain FIL2 chromosome 4, PHallii_v3.1, whole genome shotgun sequence genomic segment:
- the LOC112889885 gene encoding uncharacterized protein LOC112889885 isoform X2, with amino-acid sequence MEAELQRATKELMRRYREEVELPADEILLQRKASRPSAVKKVAVPLTGNCDDHDADFYSQALDGIEPHLRQVADPPGLNSLVLRVSWPGDSALRRFPTGAFISSADHNLLALYVGPYRPIFAGAGFYLVYDAWANSVAVVPQLPSRSINVFSHCNIGAGVAVLRHNLPSDYILVELLPRQDNRGLISTSATFCMWWSSGPAAGRWIQKEVVLPLPSEPEEDSSQPDYNFCADTIFTAGTNCLCWVDLLQGILICDHVLDHHPEFRFVALPWECSVNIKPDPEGGRGMPDQYRSMRCVRRGDEHIIKFISMHGHGQGADISDVALMIWTLDPCDPMSKWKAGKTSFRISDLWCDPIYKRELPPRTPSCPVVSLVQDDVIYITVEDMLNTEARGPCMLSLDMNKHRVLSAFMPPPRSRVYPLPSIFASTFTTYLNKEVSGVKQCFGSARKNRWEIGGSGRNLLCFQPAAMLWR; translated from the exons ATGGAAGCAGAGCTACAAAGAGCGACGAAAGAACTGATGCGGCGGTATCGTGAGGAGGTCGAGTTGCCGGCGGACGAGATCCTGCTCCAGCGCAAGGCGTCCCGCCCCAGCGCAGTGAAGAAGGTGGCGGTGCCGTTAACCGGCAACTGCGACGACCACGACGCCGACTTCTACTCTCAGGCATTAGACGGCATCGAGCCCCACCTTCGTCAGGTCGCCGACCCCCCCGGACTCAACTCTTTGGTCCTTCGGGTGTCTTGGCCGGGTGACTCTGCCTTACGCCGCTTCCCCACCGGTGCATTCATCTCCAGCGCCGACCACAACCTTCTTGCCCTCTACGTTGGCCCCTACCGTCCCATATTCGCTGGGGCAGGGTTCTACCTGGTCTACGATGCCTGGGCCAACTCGGTCGCAGTCGTCCCGCAGCTGCCCTCCCGCTCCATCAACGTGTTCTCTCACTGCAACATTGGAGCAGGGGTTGCCGTCCTGCGCCACAACCTTCCCAGTGATTACATACTGGTGGAGCTACTTCCCCGTCAAGACAACCGAGGTCTCATCTCAACCAGTGCAACTTTCTGTATGTGGTGGTCGTCTGGCCCGGCTGCTGGCCGGTGGATCCAGAAGGAAGTGGTGCTTCCACTCCCATCTGAGCCTGAGGAAGACAGCTCACAACCCGACTACAACTTCTGTGCAGACACCATTTTCACCGCTGGAACCAACTGTCTTTGCTGGGTCGATCTTCTTCAGGGTATATTAATCTGCGACCATGTCCTTGATCATCATCCAGAATTTCGTTTTGTTGCATTGCCATGGGAGTGTTCCGTAAACATCAAGCCTGACCCTGAAGGAGGACGGGGGATGCCGGACCAGTACCGTTCGATGCGCTGTGTCAGGCGTGGTGATGAGCATATCATCAAATTCATCTCCATGCATGGCCATGGTCAAGGAGCAGACATCAGTGATGTGGCCCTCATGATATGGACCCTTGATCCCTGCGACCCGATGTCAAAGTGGAAGGCAGGCAAGACATCCTTCCGCATTTCAGACCTTTGGTGTGACCCAATCTACAAACGTGAGCTGCCGCCCCGCACACCCAGTTGCCCTGTCGTTAGCTTGGTACAAGATGATGTTATCTACATCACTGTTGAGGACATGTTGAATACAGAAGCTCGAGGACCCTGCATGCTCAGCCTTGACATGAACAAGCATAGGGTTTTGTCTGCCTTCATGCCTCCTCCTCGAAGCAGAGTTTATCCCCTCCCCAGCATCTTTGCTAGCACCTTTACAACGTACCTAAACAA AGAAGTGAGTGGAGTGAAGCAATGCTTCGGAAGTGCGAGGAAGAACAGATGGGAGATTGGAGGAAGTGGGAGAAATCTGTTATGCTTTCAACCAGCAGCGATGCTATGGCGATGA
- the LOC112889885 gene encoding uncharacterized protein LOC112889885 isoform X3, producing the protein MEAELQRATKELMRRYREEVELPADEILLQRKASRPSAVKKVAVPLTGNCDDHDADFYSQALDGIEPHLRQVADPPGLNSLVLRVSWPGDSALRRFPTGAFISSADHNLLALYVGPYRPIFAGAGFYLVYDAWANSVAVVPQLPSRSINVFSHCNIGAGVAVLRHNLPSDYILVELLPRQDNRGLISTSATFCMWWSSGPAAGRWIQKEVVLPLPSEPEEDSSQPDYNFCADTIFTAGTNCLCWVDLLQGILICDHVLDHHPEFRFVALPWECSVNIKPDPEGGRGMPDQYRSMRCVRRGDEHIIKFISMHGHGQGADISDVALMIWTLDPCDPMSKWKAGKTSFRISDLWCDPIYKLSGVKQCFGSARKNRWEIGGSGRNLLCFQPAAMLWR; encoded by the exons ATGGAAGCAGAGCTACAAAGAGCGACGAAAGAACTGATGCGGCGGTATCGTGAGGAGGTCGAGTTGCCGGCGGACGAGATCCTGCTCCAGCGCAAGGCGTCCCGCCCCAGCGCAGTGAAGAAGGTGGCGGTGCCGTTAACCGGCAACTGCGACGACCACGACGCCGACTTCTACTCTCAGGCATTAGACGGCATCGAGCCCCACCTTCGTCAGGTCGCCGACCCCCCCGGACTCAACTCTTTGGTCCTTCGGGTGTCTTGGCCGGGTGACTCTGCCTTACGCCGCTTCCCCACCGGTGCATTCATCTCCAGCGCCGACCACAACCTTCTTGCCCTCTACGTTGGCCCCTACCGTCCCATATTCGCTGGGGCAGGGTTCTACCTGGTCTACGATGCCTGGGCCAACTCGGTCGCAGTCGTCCCGCAGCTGCCCTCCCGCTCCATCAACGTGTTCTCTCACTGCAACATTGGAGCAGGGGTTGCCGTCCTGCGCCACAACCTTCCCAGTGATTACATACTGGTGGAGCTACTTCCCCGTCAAGACAACCGAGGTCTCATCTCAACCAGTGCAACTTTCTGTATGTGGTGGTCGTCTGGCCCGGCTGCTGGCCGGTGGATCCAGAAGGAAGTGGTGCTTCCACTCCCATCTGAGCCTGAGGAAGACAGCTCACAACCCGACTACAACTTCTGTGCAGACACCATTTTCACCGCTGGAACCAACTGTCTTTGCTGGGTCGATCTTCTTCAGGGTATATTAATCTGCGACCATGTCCTTGATCATCATCCAGAATTTCGTTTTGTTGCATTGCCATGGGAGTGTTCCGTAAACATCAAGCCTGACCCTGAAGGAGGACGGGGGATGCCGGACCAGTACCGTTCGATGCGCTGTGTCAGGCGTGGTGATGAGCATATCATCAAATTCATCTCCATGCATGGCCATGGTCAAGGAGCAGACATCAGTGATGTGGCCCTCATGATATGGACCCTTGATCCCTGCGACCCGATGTCAAAGTGGAAGGCAGGCAAGACATCCTTCCGCATTTCAGACCTTTGGTGTGACCCAATCTACAAAC TGAGTGGAGTGAAGCAATGCTTCGGAAGTGCGAGGAAGAACAGATGGGAGATTGGAGGAAGTGGGAGAAATCTGTTATGCTTTCAACCAGCAGCGATGCTATGGCGATGA
- the LOC112889885 gene encoding uncharacterized protein LOC112889885 isoform X6 — protein sequence MEAELQRATKELMRRYREEVELPADEILLQRKASRPSAVKKVAVPLTGNCDDHDADFYSQALDGIEPHLRQVADPPGLNSLVLRVSWPGDSALRRFPTGAFISSADHNLLALYVGPYRPIFAGAGFYLVYDAWANSVAVVPQLPSRSINVFSHCNIGAGVAVLRHNLPSDYILVELLPRQDNRGLISTSATFCMWWSSGPAAGRWIQKEVVLPLPSEPEEDSSQPDYNFCADTIFTAGTNCLCWVDLLQEK from the exons ATGGAAGCAGAGCTACAAAGAGCGACGAAAGAACTGATGCGGCGGTATCGTGAGGAGGTCGAGTTGCCGGCGGACGAGATCCTGCTCCAGCGCAAGGCGTCCCGCCCCAGCGCAGTGAAGAAGGTGGCGGTGCCGTTAACCGGCAACTGCGACGACCACGACGCCGACTTCTACTCTCAGGCATTAGACGGCATCGAGCCCCACCTTCGTCAGGTCGCCGACCCCCCCGGACTCAACTCTTTGGTCCTTCGGGTGTCTTGGCCGGGTGACTCTGCCTTACGCCGCTTCCCCACCGGTGCATTCATCTCCAGCGCCGACCACAACCTTCTTGCCCTCTACGTTGGCCCCTACCGTCCCATATTCGCTGGGGCAGGGTTCTACCTGGTCTACGATGCCTGGGCCAACTCGGTCGCAGTCGTCCCGCAGCTGCCCTCCCGCTCCATCAACGTGTTCTCTCACTGCAACATTGGAGCAGGGGTTGCCGTCCTGCGCCACAACCTTCCCAGTGATTACATACTGGTGGAGCTACTTCCCCGTCAAGACAACCGAGGTCTCATCTCAACCAGTGCAACTTTCTGTATGTGGTGGTCGTCTGGCCCGGCTGCTGGCCGGTGGATCCAGAAGGAAGTGGTGCTTCCACTCCCATCTGAGCCTGAGGAAGACAGCTCACAACCCGACTACAACTTCTGTGCAGACACCATTTTCACCGCTGGAACCAACTGTCTTTGCTGGGTCGATCTTCTTCAGG AGAAGTGA
- the LOC112889885 gene encoding uncharacterized protein LOC112889885 isoform X4: protein MEAELQRATKELMRRYREEVELPADEILLQRKASRPSAVKKVAVPLTGNCDDHDADFYSQALDGIEPHLRQVADPPGLNSLVLRVSWPGDSALRRFPTGAFISSADHNLLALYVGPYRPIFAGAGFYLVYDAWANSVAVVPQLPSRSINVFSHCNIGAGVAVLRHNLPSDYILVELLPRQDNRGLISTSATFCMWWSSGPAAGRWIQKEVVLPLPSEPEEDSSQPDYNFCADTIFTAGTNCLCWVDLLQGILICDHVLDHHPEFRFVALPWECSVNIKPDPEGGRGMPDQYRSMRCVRRGDEHIIKFISMHGHGQGADISDVALMIWTLDPCDPMSKWKAGKTSFRISDLWCDPIYKQK, encoded by the exons ATGGAAGCAGAGCTACAAAGAGCGACGAAAGAACTGATGCGGCGGTATCGTGAGGAGGTCGAGTTGCCGGCGGACGAGATCCTGCTCCAGCGCAAGGCGTCCCGCCCCAGCGCAGTGAAGAAGGTGGCGGTGCCGTTAACCGGCAACTGCGACGACCACGACGCCGACTTCTACTCTCAGGCATTAGACGGCATCGAGCCCCACCTTCGTCAGGTCGCCGACCCCCCCGGACTCAACTCTTTGGTCCTTCGGGTGTCTTGGCCGGGTGACTCTGCCTTACGCCGCTTCCCCACCGGTGCATTCATCTCCAGCGCCGACCACAACCTTCTTGCCCTCTACGTTGGCCCCTACCGTCCCATATTCGCTGGGGCAGGGTTCTACCTGGTCTACGATGCCTGGGCCAACTCGGTCGCAGTCGTCCCGCAGCTGCCCTCCCGCTCCATCAACGTGTTCTCTCACTGCAACATTGGAGCAGGGGTTGCCGTCCTGCGCCACAACCTTCCCAGTGATTACATACTGGTGGAGCTACTTCCCCGTCAAGACAACCGAGGTCTCATCTCAACCAGTGCAACTTTCTGTATGTGGTGGTCGTCTGGCCCGGCTGCTGGCCGGTGGATCCAGAAGGAAGTGGTGCTTCCACTCCCATCTGAGCCTGAGGAAGACAGCTCACAACCCGACTACAACTTCTGTGCAGACACCATTTTCACCGCTGGAACCAACTGTCTTTGCTGGGTCGATCTTCTTCAGGGTATATTAATCTGCGACCATGTCCTTGATCATCATCCAGAATTTCGTTTTGTTGCATTGCCATGGGAGTGTTCCGTAAACATCAAGCCTGACCCTGAAGGAGGACGGGGGATGCCGGACCAGTACCGTTCGATGCGCTGTGTCAGGCGTGGTGATGAGCATATCATCAAATTCATCTCCATGCATGGCCATGGTCAAGGAGCAGACATCAGTGATGTGGCCCTCATGATATGGACCCTTGATCCCTGCGACCCGATGTCAAAGTGGAAGGCAGGCAAGACATCCTTCCGCATTTCAGACCTTTGGTGTGACCCAATCTACAAAC AGAAGTGA
- the LOC112889101 gene encoding pentatricopeptide repeat-containing protein At4g02750-like translates to MPPLGVARAASRRSRRTGPPASSVVARMSGACDAIASANRLIGRHLRAGRLDAAREVFDGMPRRDVVSWNSLMAAHARSGAHGSAAAAFVEMRRRGFRADHASFSTALSACARMEALELGRCVHGLATKTGASRNVFVGAALITMYANCGLFSCLERVVEAVDSPNVALWNALISGLVMNHRVEDARRVFDQMTERNVVSWTAMIQGYVRMHELGWAFELFNLMPAKNSVSWCVMIGGFVNHERFGEAVDLFKTLVSSGEEVTAAVLVKIVSAYSSLKSIGGGRCTHGFAMKSGFALDHIMEASLVMMYCNSLNIDEAWLEFDRMERKHVGSWNAIISGYVHANRIDDARQLFDSMIDRDKISWNLMVSGYIKDGRIADATELYSKMPEKNVEAATALMSCFIDNGMLDKAQDVFYNMPQVDVISCTTLLFGYVKGRYLDDALDLFHRMHKRTAVTYNVMITGLLHQNRVTEAYKLFNESPTRDLVSWNSLITGLAQNGLNNEALKMYKEMLLSNIQPSDSILSSLIGCFSHHSMLVHAQQFHATTIKLGFESHLLVQNSLISIYGKCGEMTTAQTIFYLMDKRDVVTWNSMIHGYALNSLGRNAIETFENMTNAQVDPDDITFVGILSACDHLSLLEEGKHFFNLMTCNYGILPNIMHYACMVDLFCRKGMVEQAEELMKSMPFEPDSAIWTSLLSSCRMNDNNWLAQHAASQLISINPSSKIPYLHLINVHGSTNRWSVIDNTRSQIRNAATGKEVAYSWI, encoded by the coding sequence ATGCCGCCGCTCGGGGTGGCACGCGCGGCGTCGCGCCGCTCCCGCCGTACCGGGCCTCCCGCGTCTTCCGTGGTGGCGCGGATGTCGGGCGCGTGCGACGCGATAGCCTCGGCGAACAGGCTGATCGGGCGGCATCTGCGGGCCGGCCGGCTCGACGCCGCGCGGGAGGTGTTCGACGGAATGCCGAGGCGGGACGTCGTGTCCTGGAACTCCCTCATGGCCGCGCACGCCCGGTCCGGGGCGCACGGCAGCGCGGCTGCCGCGTTCGTCGAGATGAGGCGCCGTGGGTTCCGCGCGGACCACGCCTCCTTCTCGACCGCGCTATCGGCCTGCGCGCGGATGGAGGCTCTGGAGCTCGGGAGGTGCGTCCACGGGCTCGCGACAAAGACCGGAGCCTCACGGAACGTGTTTGTCGGCGCGGCCCTGATCACAATGTACGCCAACTGCGGGCTGTTCAGCTGCCTGGAGCGGGTTGTGGAAGCTGTTGACAGTCCAAACGTGGCCTTGTGGAATGCTCTCATATCAGGACTTGTGATGAACCATCGGGTGGAGGATGCTCGCAGGGTCTTTGATCAGATGACGGAGCGCAATGTCGTGTCCTGGACTGCCATGATCCAAGGGTACGTAAGGATGCATGAGTTGGGATGGGCCTTCGAGCTGTTTAACTTGATGCCTGCAAAGAATTCTGTGTCATGGTGCGTCATGATTGGAGGTTTTGTCAACCATGAGCGGTTTGGAGAGGCAGTTGACTTGTTCAAAACCTTGGTGAGTAGCGGGGAGGAAGTGACCGCTGCAGTTCTGGTTAAGATTGTCAGCGCTTATTCTAGCTTGAAAAGTATTGGAGGAGGCAGATGCACTCACGGTTTTGCCATGAAGTCTGGGTTCGCTCTTGACCACATCATGGAGGCATCATTGGTTATGATGTACTGTAATTCCTTAAATATCGATGAGGCATGGTTGGAATTTGATAGAATGGAGAGAAAGCATGTTGGCTCATGGAATGCCATCATATCTGGCTATGTCCATGCTAACAGGATTGATGATGCTAGACAGCTTTTTGATTCCATGATTGACAGAGATAAGATCTCGTGGAACTTGATGGTCAGTGGCTATATAAAAGATGGAAGAATTGCTGATGCTACTGAGTTGTACTCAAAGATGCCTGAAAAGAATGTGGAAGCAGCTACTGCTTTGATGTCTTGTTTTATAGACAATGGAATGCTTGATAAAGCTCAGGATGTGTTTTACAATATGCCTCAAGTAGATGTGATATCTTGCACTACTTTGCTCTTTGGATATGTGAAAGGAAGGTATTTGGATGATGCACTGGACCTTTTCCACAGGATGCACAAAAGGACTGCTGTCACCTACAATGTGATGATAACTGGTTTGCTTCATCAAAATAGGGTTACTGAAGCCTACAAGCTCTTTAATGAATCCCCAACACGTGATTTAGTGTCTTGGAATAGTTTAATAACTGGGCTTGCTCAAAATGGTTTGAACAATGAAGCACTTAAGATGTACAAGGAGATGCTACTGTCAAATATACAGCCAAGCGACTCGATTCTTTCTAGCCTCATCGGTTGTTTTTCACATCATTCTATGCTGGTTCATGCTCAGCAGTTTCACGCCACAACTATCAAGCTTGGATTTGAATCGCATTTGTTAGTTCAAAATTCACTTATCAGCATATACGGCAAATGTGGTGAAATGACTACTGCACAAACTATTTTTTATCTTATGGATAAGAGAGATGTAGTGACATGGAACTCAATGATTCATGGATACGCGCTCAATAGTCTTGGTCGAAATGCTATTGAAACATTTGAGAACATGACAAATGCTCAAGTTGATCCTGATGACATCACATTTGTCGGCATACTTTCTGCATGTGATCACTTGAGCCTTTTGGAGGAAGGAAAACATTTCTTCAATCTGATGACATGTAATTATGGAATTTTACCAAATATAATGCACTACGCTTGCATGGTTGATCTATTCTGCAGGAAAGGCATGGTTGAGCAGGCTGAAGAGTTAATGAAGTCAATGCCATTTGAACCAGATTCAGCAATCTGGACTTCTCTCTTAAGCAGTTGCAGAATGAATGACAACAATTGGTTAGCGCAGCATGCAGCCAGTCAACTAATTTCTATCAATCCTTCATCTAAAATTCCGTACCTTCATCTCATCAATGTACATGGATCAACCAACAGATGGAGTGTGATAGACAATACGAGAAGTCAAATTAGAAATGCTGCCACTGGGAAAGAAGTTGCTTATAGCTGGATTTGA
- the LOC112889885 gene encoding uncharacterized protein LOC112889885 isoform X1: MEAELQRATKELMRRYREEVELPADEILLQRKASRPSAVKKVAVPLTGNCDDHDADFYSQALDGIEPHLRQVADPPGLNSLVLRVSWPGDSALRRFPTGAFISSADHNLLALYVGPYRPIFAGAGFYLVYDAWANSVAVVPQLPSRSINVFSHCNIGAGVAVLRHNLPSDYILVELLPRQDNRGLISTSATFCMWWSSGPAAGRWIQKEVVLPLPSEPEEDSSQPDYNFCADTIFTAGTNCLCWVDLLQGILICDHVLDHHPEFRFVALPWECSVNIKPDPEGGRGMPDQYRSMRCVRRGDEHIIKFISMHGHGQGADISDVALMIWTLDPCDPMSKWKAGKTSFRISDLWCDPIYKRELPPRTPSCPVVSLVQDDVIYITVEDMLNTEARGPCMLSLDMNKHRRSEWSEAMLRKCEEEQMGDWRKWEKSVMLSTSSDAMAMSSQYFRCAQLPTGLGLRSSGRPSRPHSISNERSVGLALLLDDI, translated from the exons ATGGAAGCAGAGCTACAAAGAGCGACGAAAGAACTGATGCGGCGGTATCGTGAGGAGGTCGAGTTGCCGGCGGACGAGATCCTGCTCCAGCGCAAGGCGTCCCGCCCCAGCGCAGTGAAGAAGGTGGCGGTGCCGTTAACCGGCAACTGCGACGACCACGACGCCGACTTCTACTCTCAGGCATTAGACGGCATCGAGCCCCACCTTCGTCAGGTCGCCGACCCCCCCGGACTCAACTCTTTGGTCCTTCGGGTGTCTTGGCCGGGTGACTCTGCCTTACGCCGCTTCCCCACCGGTGCATTCATCTCCAGCGCCGACCACAACCTTCTTGCCCTCTACGTTGGCCCCTACCGTCCCATATTCGCTGGGGCAGGGTTCTACCTGGTCTACGATGCCTGGGCCAACTCGGTCGCAGTCGTCCCGCAGCTGCCCTCCCGCTCCATCAACGTGTTCTCTCACTGCAACATTGGAGCAGGGGTTGCCGTCCTGCGCCACAACCTTCCCAGTGATTACATACTGGTGGAGCTACTTCCCCGTCAAGACAACCGAGGTCTCATCTCAACCAGTGCAACTTTCTGTATGTGGTGGTCGTCTGGCCCGGCTGCTGGCCGGTGGATCCAGAAGGAAGTGGTGCTTCCACTCCCATCTGAGCCTGAGGAAGACAGCTCACAACCCGACTACAACTTCTGTGCAGACACCATTTTCACCGCTGGAACCAACTGTCTTTGCTGGGTCGATCTTCTTCAGGGTATATTAATCTGCGACCATGTCCTTGATCATCATCCAGAATTTCGTTTTGTTGCATTGCCATGGGAGTGTTCCGTAAACATCAAGCCTGACCCTGAAGGAGGACGGGGGATGCCGGACCAGTACCGTTCGATGCGCTGTGTCAGGCGTGGTGATGAGCATATCATCAAATTCATCTCCATGCATGGCCATGGTCAAGGAGCAGACATCAGTGATGTGGCCCTCATGATATGGACCCTTGATCCCTGCGACCCGATGTCAAAGTGGAAGGCAGGCAAGACATCCTTCCGCATTTCAGACCTTTGGTGTGACCCAATCTACAAACGTGAGCTGCCGCCCCGCACACCCAGTTGCCCTGTCGTTAGCTTGGTACAAGATGATGTTATCTACATCACTGTTGAGGACATGTTGAATACAGAAGCTCGAGGACCCTGCATGCTCAGCCTTGACATGAACAAGCATAGG AGAAGTGAGTGGAGTGAAGCAATGCTTCGGAAGTGCGAGGAAGAACAGATGGGAGATTGGAGGAAGTGGGAGAAATCTGTTATGCTTTCAACCAGCAGCGATGCTATGGCGATGAGCTCTCAATATTTCAGGTGTGCTCAGCTTCCCACAGGGCTCGGATTGCGTTCATCGGGCCGACCTTCTCGTCCAcacagcatcagcaatgaacgATCAGTGGGATTGGCTTTGCTGCTGGATGACATTTGA
- the LOC112889885 gene encoding uncharacterized protein LOC112889885 isoform X5, whose amino-acid sequence MEAELQRATKELMRRYREEVELPADEILLQRKASRPSAVKKVAVPLTGNCDDHDADFYSQALDGIEPHLRQVADPPGLNSLVLRVSWPGDSALRRFPTGAFISSADHNLLALYVGPYRPIFAGAGFYLVYDAWANSVAVVPQLPSRSINVFSHCNIGAGVAVLRHNLPSDYILVELLPRQDNRGLISTSATFCMWWSSGPAAGRWIQKEVVLPLPSEPEEDSSQPDYNFCADTIFTAGTNCLCWVDLLQGILICDHVLDHHPEFRFVALPWECSVNIKPDPEGGRGMPDQYRSMRCVRRGDEHIIKFISMHGHGQGADISDVALMIWTLDPCDPMSKWKAEK is encoded by the exons ATGGAAGCAGAGCTACAAAGAGCGACGAAAGAACTGATGCGGCGGTATCGTGAGGAGGTCGAGTTGCCGGCGGACGAGATCCTGCTCCAGCGCAAGGCGTCCCGCCCCAGCGCAGTGAAGAAGGTGGCGGTGCCGTTAACCGGCAACTGCGACGACCACGACGCCGACTTCTACTCTCAGGCATTAGACGGCATCGAGCCCCACCTTCGTCAGGTCGCCGACCCCCCCGGACTCAACTCTTTGGTCCTTCGGGTGTCTTGGCCGGGTGACTCTGCCTTACGCCGCTTCCCCACCGGTGCATTCATCTCCAGCGCCGACCACAACCTTCTTGCCCTCTACGTTGGCCCCTACCGTCCCATATTCGCTGGGGCAGGGTTCTACCTGGTCTACGATGCCTGGGCCAACTCGGTCGCAGTCGTCCCGCAGCTGCCCTCCCGCTCCATCAACGTGTTCTCTCACTGCAACATTGGAGCAGGGGTTGCCGTCCTGCGCCACAACCTTCCCAGTGATTACATACTGGTGGAGCTACTTCCCCGTCAAGACAACCGAGGTCTCATCTCAACCAGTGCAACTTTCTGTATGTGGTGGTCGTCTGGCCCGGCTGCTGGCCGGTGGATCCAGAAGGAAGTGGTGCTTCCACTCCCATCTGAGCCTGAGGAAGACAGCTCACAACCCGACTACAACTTCTGTGCAGACACCATTTTCACCGCTGGAACCAACTGTCTTTGCTGGGTCGATCTTCTTCAGGGTATATTAATCTGCGACCATGTCCTTGATCATCATCCAGAATTTCGTTTTGTTGCATTGCCATGGGAGTGTTCCGTAAACATCAAGCCTGACCCTGAAGGAGGACGGGGGATGCCGGACCAGTACCGTTCGATGCGCTGTGTCAGGCGTGGTGATGAGCATATCATCAAATTCATCTCCATGCATGGCCATGGTCAAGGAGCAGACATCAGTGATGTGGCCCTCATGATATGGACCCTTGATCCCTGCGACCCGATGTCAAAGTGGAAGGCAG AGAAGTGA